In a genomic window of uncultured Sphaerochaeta sp.:
- a CDS encoding acyltransferase domain-containing protein produces the protein MQCRYYDELRFHQRHIEDIQVLEETLRNNPDHASLLERGRNAIADADAAEVANILSLGLARFGAVHPLLAIKCWYEEIGASYRRQNISEDTRIATLLDIRLWMESYEKTHQGQTGLEQVYWISRHLCAKILCLGRLQYEPKIFGQSVCIYRDKHSGNLLTLAEGNLGCTAQGHLSLDKIASFVTAWHEDDSTITAFPVDTTNACILSKPTTFAKADLQRVADRQTEVVFIHIPEDGKLDTQAVDESLSLAGNQFPHHTLFFCVSWLLDPALLRVASKDSNIVSFMQRFEKFPVPFQQAQIFERVFGKGLSEEECMRLHPHTSLQENIQRELEKGCAFRTIGGFTSPS, from the coding sequence ATGCAATGCCGATACTACGATGAACTGAGATTCCATCAGCGCCATATCGAGGACATCCAGGTGCTGGAAGAGACACTGAGAAACAATCCTGACCATGCAAGCCTTCTGGAGAGAGGACGGAACGCAATTGCCGACGCAGATGCTGCCGAGGTTGCAAACATCCTCTCTTTGGGACTTGCGCGGTTTGGGGCGGTTCATCCCCTGCTGGCCATCAAATGCTGGTATGAGGAAATAGGTGCGAGCTACCGCAGGCAGAACATCAGCGAGGACACAAGAATTGCAACCCTGTTGGACATCAGGCTCTGGATGGAGAGCTATGAAAAGACACATCAGGGGCAGACAGGGTTGGAGCAGGTGTACTGGATCAGTCGCCATCTCTGTGCGAAGATCCTTTGCCTCGGCCGTCTGCAGTATGAACCAAAGATCTTCGGCCAAAGTGTCTGCATCTATCGGGACAAGCACTCAGGCAACCTCCTTACGTTGGCGGAAGGAAATCTCGGGTGCACAGCACAAGGACATCTTTCCTTGGACAAGATCGCTTCGTTTGTCACTGCATGGCATGAGGATGACAGCACCATCACTGCTTTCCCAGTGGATACCACCAACGCGTGCATCCTCAGCAAGCCAACAACCTTTGCGAAAGCGGATCTGCAGCGCGTTGCAGACAGGCAGACTGAGGTGGTCTTCATCCACATCCCAGAGGATGGGAAGCTGGACACACAGGCAGTGGATGAGTCCCTGTCACTGGCAGGGAACCAGTTTCCCCACCACACCTTGTTCTTCTGTGTCTCCTGGCTGCTCGACCCCGCCCTCTTGCGGGTGGCGTCGAAAGACAGCAACATTGTGAGCTTCATGCAACGCTTCGAAAAGTTTCCGGTGCCTTTCCAGCAGGCGCAGATCTTTGAGCGTGTGTTCGGCAAAGGCTTGTCAGAGGAGGAGTGCATGCGTCTGCATCCCCATACCAGCCTGCAAGAAAACATCCAGAGAGAGCTGGAAAAAGGATGCGCCTTCCGAACCATCGGCGGCTTTACCAGCCCTAGTTGA
- a CDS encoding ABC transporter permease has translation MTKKGPSMIVRVVQLLLQRSSFFLELMIQHVIITLICVSLITVLGLALGILMTKNRWMAHLLLRLTSFLYTIPSIALFGILVSISGIGLKSAVIAIVLYGLLPMIRSTYTGLQEVPDEIVEAAVGMGTSRGQLLWTIRFPLALPVMFNGFRTMVVMTIALGGIASFIGAGGMGRAIWRGISTNFPEMTIAGSLLIALFAIITDLVLEVLERKVRSRFLGEEG, from the coding sequence ATGACAAAGAAGGGGCCTTCGATGATAGTGCGTGTAGTACAACTGCTGCTGCAGCGATCCTCATTTTTCCTTGAGCTGATGATCCAGCATGTCATCATCACCCTTATCTGTGTCTCGTTGATCACTGTTCTTGGGCTGGCTTTGGGCATTCTGATGACCAAGAACCGGTGGATGGCTCACCTGTTGCTGCGGCTGACCAGTTTCCTCTATACCATTCCTTCCATCGCCCTTTTTGGAATCCTGGTTTCCATTTCGGGAATAGGGTTGAAGAGTGCAGTCATCGCAATCGTCCTGTACGGGTTGCTTCCCATGATCAGGAGTACGTACACAGGTTTGCAGGAAGTTCCCGATGAGATCGTGGAAGCGGCAGTGGGAATGGGGACCAGCAGGGGCCAGCTGCTGTGGACCATTCGGTTCCCGTTGGCTCTGCCGGTGATGTTCAACGGCTTCAGGACCATGGTGGTCATGACCATCGCCTTGGGGGGCATTGCCTCCTTCATTGGTGCCGGAGGCATGGGACGTGCAATCTGGCGGGGAATATCCACCAACTTTCCGGAAATGACGATAGCCGGCAGTCTTCTGATTGCCCTGTTTGCCATCATCACCGATCTGGTGCTGGAGGTTTTGGAACGAAAGGTGCGCTCCCGGTTCCTGGGAGAAGAGGGGTAG
- a CDS encoding glycine betaine ABC transporter substrate-binding protein: MTKRIVVLFLLVALVASFGCKKEQKEVVIASKPVTEGYILAQMLSLLVEETTDIQVKQTLGIGGGTSNIHPALLKGEIDLYPEYTGTGWLFVLKKEPLRDAQQLYAQVKQAYQEEYGLVWSGLYGFNNTYAVAVTEDVAQRYGLKTVSDLAKVSSELTFAANPDFLEREDGYPNLVKTYGLAFKAIKEIDIGLRYEAIKSGGVDVIMVFSNDGRLNVEPVAVLEDDQSAFAAYHAATVVRGETLETYPELAKALDLLAGRISNEEMIGLNHQVEILKQDPREVAREFLVKEGLLR, encoded by the coding sequence ATGACAAAGCGAATTGTGGTGCTGTTCCTATTGGTTGCGTTGGTTGCATCCTTTGGTTGCAAGAAGGAGCAGAAAGAGGTGGTGATTGCCAGCAAGCCGGTCACCGAGGGCTATATCCTTGCCCAGATGCTCAGCCTCCTTGTGGAAGAGACTACTGATATCCAGGTCAAACAGACATTGGGTATCGGAGGGGGGACTTCGAACATCCATCCGGCCTTGCTGAAAGGGGAGATTGACCTCTATCCTGAATACACCGGTACCGGTTGGCTGTTTGTGCTCAAGAAAGAACCGCTAAGGGATGCCCAGCAGCTCTATGCCCAGGTGAAGCAGGCGTATCAGGAGGAGTATGGCTTGGTGTGGAGTGGCTTGTACGGATTCAACAATACCTATGCAGTGGCTGTCACTGAGGATGTTGCTCAGCGGTATGGCCTGAAGACGGTCTCCGACCTTGCCAAGGTCAGCTCTGAACTTACGTTTGCTGCCAATCCTGACTTCCTGGAACGGGAGGATGGGTATCCAAATCTGGTGAAGACCTACGGCCTTGCATTCAAGGCCATCAAGGAGATCGATATCGGATTGCGCTATGAGGCCATCAAGAGCGGTGGTGTTGATGTGATCATGGTCTTTTCCAATGACGGCAGGCTCAATGTGGAGCCGGTGGCTGTATTGGAGGATGACCAGTCCGCTTTCGCCGCCTACCATGCGGCCACCGTCGTCAGGGGCGAGACGTTGGAAACGTATCCTGAGTTGGCGAAGGCTCTGGATCTTCTTGCCGGGCGTATTTCAAACGAGGAGATGATTGGTCTCAACCATCAGGTCGAAATCTTGAAGCAGGATCCCAGGGAAGTGGCAAGGGAGTTTCTCGTGAAAGAGGGCTTGCTCAGATGA